GCCCATAGCTGCCATTGGCATCTCATATCTTCCAACCCCAGCTACAGTCCATGTAGAGCCAGCAGGTATACTATCCACCATAAAAGCTAAGTCCCTTCCTGTTGCTGCCATTTGTACTCCTAACACAAAGTCAAAATGCATAGGCTCCAGTATGTAACCTTCTTTAGCATATCTAATAGCATAATCTATCATACCTTTATCAAATACTTCTATTTCTGGTTTAACATTTTTTTCATTCATTACTTTAGCAAAATTCTTTATGGTGTTTTCAGTATTAACAAATATTTCATCTCCACCAAAATTTAAAGTTCCACAGTCTAATGTAGCCATTTCAGGAAGAAGTTCTACAGGTTGCAATCTTTCCTCATCAGACATTCCCACTGCTCCTCCAGTGGAAGGTTGTATTATTACATCAGGGCATCTCTTTTTTATCTCTTCCATACAAACTCTAAATCTTTCCTTATCTTGAGTAGGAGTTCCATCATCTTCCCTTACATGAAGATGTATAATACTTGCTCCTGCTTTATAAGCAGCTTCTGCTTCCCTTCCTATCTCCTCTACTGTATAAGGTACATTTGGATTGTTTTCCTTTGTAACCTCAGCACCACATATAGCTGCAGTAATAATTAATTTTTCCATGAAATCCCTCCTATTTCCTCATTTTATCCTTTGGAACAACACAAACTCCCTCAGCCCTACAGACTACCACAGGTTCTTCTAACACATCACAAGCAGAATCATTAATATCTGGTCGTGGAGTTATAACCTTTCTTGCTTCAAATTTCATCTTTCTAGATGTATTACCTACTTCTGTAATCTCACCTATTGCTTCTATAAAATCACCAGCATAAACAGGTGCTAAAAATTCCACATTATCATATGCTACAAATAAGCCCTC
This portion of the Keratinibaculum paraultunense genome encodes:
- a CDS encoding hotdog domain-containing protein; this translates as MEKAMIRIRMSTSDAHYGGNLVDGAKMLQLFGDVATELLIRHDGDEGLFVAYDNVEFLAPVYAGDFIEAIGEITEVGNTSRKMKFEARKVITPRPDINDSACDVLEEPVVVCRAEGVCVVPKDKMRK
- a CDS encoding 3-keto-5-aminohexanoate cleavage protein, encoding MEKLIITAAICGAEVTKENNPNVPYTVEEIGREAEAAYKAGASIIHLHVREDDGTPTQDKERFRVCMEEIKKRCPDVIIQPSTGGAVGMSDEERLQPVELLPEMATLDCGTLNFGGDEIFVNTENTIKNFAKVMNEKNVKPEIEVFDKGMIDYAIRYAKEGYILEPMHFDFVLGVQMAATGRDLAFMVDSIPAGSTWTVAGVGRYEMPMAAMGIAMGGHVRVGFEDNVYLSKGVLAKSNGELVEKVVRIAKELGREIATPDEAREILGLKKK